In the Perca flavescens isolate YP-PL-M2 chromosome 20, PFLA_1.0, whole genome shotgun sequence genome, one interval contains:
- the eml1 gene encoding echinoderm microtubule-associated protein-like 1 isoform X2 — translation MEDGFSSYSSLYDTSSLLQFCNDDSASASSSMEVTDRIASLEQRVQMQEDEIHLLKAALADVVRRLNLSEEQQAIGSRRGPTKGPALMRKSPSADSNVGKPARPMIATLPLRPTVNNGTILPKKGSRTLPSPSGSGSRKDSSTTASKSLSYLPLSTRILYLPLSTVRRANSNEHVGTLTRRDSGDAKGNRTRAGSTGSNSSGKRSDSKQREPVFNAGMRRVTHCKEEGYVKMYLKGRPITMYMPKDQVDSYCLEARADLPSNKLKLDWVYGYRGRDCRSNLYLLPTGETVYFIASVVVLFNVDEQLQRHYTGHTDDIKCLAVHPDKITIATGQVAGTSSDGKLAPHVRVWDSVSLNTLHVLGTGFFDRALVCLAFSKSNGGNTLCVVDDSNDHVLSVWDWQREDRLAEVKCSNESVFAADFHPTDSNIVVTCGKSHLYFWNLEKGVLVKKQGLFEKQEKPKFVLCVTFAENGDAITGDSSGNILVWGKGTNRISHVIQGAHEGSIFALCMLRNGTLVSGGKDRRLVSWDSSYQQIQTVEVPELFGPIRTIAEGRGETVLIGTTKHFVLQGSLDGEFMPITQGHTDELWGLAVHPWKPQFLTCGYDGQVCLWDSSSHQLIWTKSMEDAAQSAGFHPSGAVVAIGTQTGRWLVLDTDSKDLVTMHTDGNEQLSVMCYGPDGNFLAIGSHDNYIYIYAVAENGRKYSRVGKCSGHSSFITHLDWSVDSQYLVSNSGDYEILYWIPSVCKQVVSVETTRDIEWATHTCTLGFQVFGLWPDGSDGTDINAVCRSSDKSLLVTGDDFGKVHLFSYPCSQFRAHSHVYGGHSSHVTNVTFLYDDGYVVSTGGKDMSVMQWRIV, via the exons ATGACAGTGCGTCAGCATCCAGCAGTATGGAGGTCACCGACCGCATCGCCTCCCTGGAGCAGAGGGTCCAGATGCAGGAGGACGAGATTCACCTGCTTAAGGCTGCTCTGGCCGACGTTGTGCGCAGGCTCAACCTGTCCGAGGAGCAGCAGGCCATAGGCTCACGCAGAGGACCCACCAAAG GCCCTGCTTTGATGAGAAAGTCTCCGTCAGCAGACAGCAATGTTGGGAAGCCAG CCAGGCCAATGATTGCCACTCTGCCGTTACGACCAACAGTCAACAACGGGACCATCCTACCAAAGAAAGGCAGCCGCACTCTGCCCTCCCCATCTGGATCTGGATCCAGAAAGGACTCCAGCACAACAGCCAGCAAGAG TTTGTCCTATCTGCCTCTCTCTACCAGAATCCTCTACCTGCCTCTTAG CACTGTGAGGAGAGCCAACTCAAACGAACATGTGGGAACTCTTACGCGGAGAGATTCAGGCGACGCCAAGGGCAACCGAACTCGCGCCGGATCCACCGGCAGCAATTCCAGCGGCAAACGAAGTGACAG CAAACAGAGGGAGCCAGTGTTCAATGCAG GGATGCGACGTGTGACCCACTGCAAAG AGGAAGGTTATGTGAAAATGTACTTGAAGGGTCGTCCCATCACCATGTACATGCCCAAAGACCAGGTGGATAGCTACTGCCTGGAGGCCAGAGCCGACCTGCCCAGCAACAAACTCAAACTGGACTGGGT TTATGGTTACCGCGGTCGAGACTGTCGCTCCAACCTTTACTTGTTGCCCACTGGAGAAACGGTGTACTTCATCGCCTCAGTGGTCGTCCTGTTCAACGTGGACGAGCAGCTGCAGAGACACTACACCGGACACACGGATGACATCAAATG CCTGGCCGTCCACCCCGATAAAATCACCATAGCAACCGGTCAGGTGGCGGGTACCTCTTCGGATGGAAAA CTGGCTCCTCATGTCCGTGTGTGGGACTCTGTCAGCCTCAACACACTCCATGTTCTAGGTACAGGCTTCTTCGACCGAGCCTTGGTCTGCCTGGCCTTCTCCAAGTCG AATGGAGGAAATACATTGTGTGTCGTAGACGACTCCAATGACCACGTCCTCTCCGTCTGGGACTGGCAGAGAGAGGACAGACTGGCTGAGGTCAag TGCTCCAACGAGTCAGTGTTTGCTGCAGACTTCCACCCGACAGACAGCAATATCGTAGTGACCTGCGGCAAGTCCCATCTCTATTTCTGGAACCTGGAGAAAGGTGTACTGGTCAAGAAGCAAGGACTGTTTGAG AAACAAGAGAAGCCcaagtttgtgttgtgtgtgaccTTTGCAGAAAATGGAGACGCCATCACAGGAGACTCAAGTGGGAACATCCTGGTGTGGGGAAAAG GCACTAATCGTATCAGCCACGTCATCCAAGGAGCTCACGAGGGCAGCATCTTTGCTCTGTGCATGCTGAGGAACGGCACGCTGGTGTCTGGAGGGAAAGACCGCAGGCTCGTCTCCTGGGACAGCAGCTATCAGCAGATACAAACAGTGGAG GTGCCTGAGTTGTTTGGTCCCATCCGGACCATAGCAGAGGGCAGAGGGGAGACTGTGCTCATCGGTACCACCAAGCACTTTGTTTTGCAAGGCAGTTTGGATGGAGAATTCATGCCTATTACGCAG GGTCACACTGACGAGTTGTGGGGTCTGGCTGTCCACCCCTGGAAGCCTCAGTTCCTCACCTGTGGTTATGACGGGCAGGTCTGCCTGTGGGACTCAAGTTCCCATCAGCTCATCTGGACCAAGAGTATGGAA GATGCTGCCCAATCAGCAGGCTTCCACCCGTCCGGAGCTGTGGTTGCCATAGGAACCCAGACTGGCAG GTGGCTCGTACTGGACACGGACTCTAAGGATCTTGTCACAATGCACACGGATGGGAATGAACAGCTGTCTGTTATGTGTTACGGGCCAG atgGTAACTTCCTGGCCATCGGTTCCCACGACAACTACATCTATATCTATGCTGTGGCGGAAAATGGGAGGAAGTACAGCCGAGTGGGGAAGTGCTCG GGTCATTCAAGTTTCATCACCCATCTGGACTGGTCAGTGGACTCCCAGTACCTGGTATCAAATTCAGGGGACTATGAGATACTGTATT GGATCCCATCAGTGTGTAAGCAGGTGGTCAGTGTGGAGACCACCAGAGATATCGAGTGGGCCACCCACACCTGCACTCTGGGCTTCCAGGTCTTTG GCTTGTGGCCCGACGGCTCAGATGGCACGGACATCAACGCTGTCTGCAGGTCCAGTGATAAGAGCCTCCTGGTTACCGGAGACGACTTTGGGAAGGTCCACCTATTCTCATACCCCTGTTCACAGTTCAGG GCTCACAGCCATGTTTACGGCGGCCACAGCAGTCACGTGACCAACGTGACCTTCCTGTATGACGACGGCTACGTGGTGTCAACTGGAGGGAAGGACATGAGCGTGATGCAGTGGAGGATAGTCTGA
- the eml1 gene encoding echinoderm microtubule-associated protein-like 1 isoform X7 translates to MEVTDRIASLEQRVQMQEDEIHLLKAALADVVRRLNLSEEQQAIGSRRGPTKGPALMRKSPSADSNVGKPARPMIATLPLRPTVNNGTILPKKGSRTLPSPSGSGSRKDSSTTASKSLSYLPLSTRILYLPLSTVRRANSNEHVGTLTRRDSGDAKGNRTRAGSTGSNSSGKRSDSKQREPVFNAGMRRVTHCKEEGYVKMYLKGRPITMYMPKDQVDSYCLEARADLPSNKLKLDWVYGYRGRDCRSNLYLLPTGETVYFIASVVVLFNVDEQLQRHYTGHTDDIKCLAVHPDKITIATGQVAGTSSDGKQLAPHVRVWDSVSLNTLHVLGTGFFDRALVCLAFSKSNGGNTLCVVDDSNDHVLSVWDWQREDRLAEVKCSNESVFAADFHPTDSNIVVTCGKSHLYFWNLEKGVLVKKQGLFEKQEKPKFVLCVTFAENGDAITGDSSGNILVWGKGTNRISHVIQGAHEGSIFALCMLRNGTLVSGGKDRRLVSWDSSYQQIQTVEVPELFGPIRTIAEGRGETVLIGTTKHFVLQGSLDGEFMPITQGHTDELWGLAVHPWKPQFLTCGYDGQVCLWDSSSHQLIWTKSMEDAAQSAGFHPSGAVVAIGTQTGRWLVLDTDSKDLVTMHTDGNEQLSVMCYGPDGNFLAIGSHDNYIYIYAVAENGRKYSRVGKCSGHSSFITHLDWSVDSQYLVSNSGDYEILYWIPSVCKQVVSVETTRDIEWATHTCTLGFQVFGLWPDGSDGTDINAVCRSSDKSLLVTGDDFGKVHLFSYPCSQFRAHSHVYGGHSSHVTNVTFLYDDGYVVSTGGKDMSVMQWRIV, encoded by the exons ATGGAGGTCACCGACCGCATCGCCTCCCTGGAGCAGAGGGTCCAGATGCAGGAGGACGAGATTCACCTGCTTAAGGCTGCTCTGGCCGACGTTGTGCGCAGGCTCAACCTGTCCGAGGAGCAGCAGGCCATAGGCTCACGCAGAGGACCCACCAAAG GCCCTGCTTTGATGAGAAAGTCTCCGTCAGCAGACAGCAATGTTGGGAAGCCAG CCAGGCCAATGATTGCCACTCTGCCGTTACGACCAACAGTCAACAACGGGACCATCCTACCAAAGAAAGGCAGCCGCACTCTGCCCTCCCCATCTGGATCTGGATCCAGAAAGGACTCCAGCACAACAGCCAGCAAGAG TTTGTCCTATCTGCCTCTCTCTACCAGAATCCTCTACCTGCCTCTTAG CACTGTGAGGAGAGCCAACTCAAACGAACATGTGGGAACTCTTACGCGGAGAGATTCAGGCGACGCCAAGGGCAACCGAACTCGCGCCGGATCCACCGGCAGCAATTCCAGCGGCAAACGAAGTGACAG CAAACAGAGGGAGCCAGTGTTCAATGCAG GGATGCGACGTGTGACCCACTGCAAAG AGGAAGGTTATGTGAAAATGTACTTGAAGGGTCGTCCCATCACCATGTACATGCCCAAAGACCAGGTGGATAGCTACTGCCTGGAGGCCAGAGCCGACCTGCCCAGCAACAAACTCAAACTGGACTGGGT TTATGGTTACCGCGGTCGAGACTGTCGCTCCAACCTTTACTTGTTGCCCACTGGAGAAACGGTGTACTTCATCGCCTCAGTGGTCGTCCTGTTCAACGTGGACGAGCAGCTGCAGAGACACTACACCGGACACACGGATGACATCAAATG CCTGGCCGTCCACCCCGATAAAATCACCATAGCAACCGGTCAGGTGGCGGGTACCTCTTCGGATGGAAAA CAGCTGGCTCCTCATGTCCGTGTGTGGGACTCTGTCAGCCTCAACACACTCCATGTTCTAGGTACAGGCTTCTTCGACCGAGCCTTGGTCTGCCTGGCCTTCTCCAAGTCG AATGGAGGAAATACATTGTGTGTCGTAGACGACTCCAATGACCACGTCCTCTCCGTCTGGGACTGGCAGAGAGAGGACAGACTGGCTGAGGTCAag TGCTCCAACGAGTCAGTGTTTGCTGCAGACTTCCACCCGACAGACAGCAATATCGTAGTGACCTGCGGCAAGTCCCATCTCTATTTCTGGAACCTGGAGAAAGGTGTACTGGTCAAGAAGCAAGGACTGTTTGAG AAACAAGAGAAGCCcaagtttgtgttgtgtgtgaccTTTGCAGAAAATGGAGACGCCATCACAGGAGACTCAAGTGGGAACATCCTGGTGTGGGGAAAAG GCACTAATCGTATCAGCCACGTCATCCAAGGAGCTCACGAGGGCAGCATCTTTGCTCTGTGCATGCTGAGGAACGGCACGCTGGTGTCTGGAGGGAAAGACCGCAGGCTCGTCTCCTGGGACAGCAGCTATCAGCAGATACAAACAGTGGAG GTGCCTGAGTTGTTTGGTCCCATCCGGACCATAGCAGAGGGCAGAGGGGAGACTGTGCTCATCGGTACCACCAAGCACTTTGTTTTGCAAGGCAGTTTGGATGGAGAATTCATGCCTATTACGCAG GGTCACACTGACGAGTTGTGGGGTCTGGCTGTCCACCCCTGGAAGCCTCAGTTCCTCACCTGTGGTTATGACGGGCAGGTCTGCCTGTGGGACTCAAGTTCCCATCAGCTCATCTGGACCAAGAGTATGGAA GATGCTGCCCAATCAGCAGGCTTCCACCCGTCCGGAGCTGTGGTTGCCATAGGAACCCAGACTGGCAG GTGGCTCGTACTGGACACGGACTCTAAGGATCTTGTCACAATGCACACGGATGGGAATGAACAGCTGTCTGTTATGTGTTACGGGCCAG atgGTAACTTCCTGGCCATCGGTTCCCACGACAACTACATCTATATCTATGCTGTGGCGGAAAATGGGAGGAAGTACAGCCGAGTGGGGAAGTGCTCG GGTCATTCAAGTTTCATCACCCATCTGGACTGGTCAGTGGACTCCCAGTACCTGGTATCAAATTCAGGGGACTATGAGATACTGTATT GGATCCCATCAGTGTGTAAGCAGGTGGTCAGTGTGGAGACCACCAGAGATATCGAGTGGGCCACCCACACCTGCACTCTGGGCTTCCAGGTCTTTG GCTTGTGGCCCGACGGCTCAGATGGCACGGACATCAACGCTGTCTGCAGGTCCAGTGATAAGAGCCTCCTGGTTACCGGAGACGACTTTGGGAAGGTCCACCTATTCTCATACCCCTGTTCACAGTTCAGG GCTCACAGCCATGTTTACGGCGGCCACAGCAGTCACGTGACCAACGTGACCTTCCTGTATGACGACGGCTACGTGGTGTCAACTGGAGGGAAGGACATGAGCGTGATGCAGTGGAGGATAGTCTGA
- the eml1 gene encoding echinoderm microtubule-associated protein-like 1 isoform X4, whose protein sequence is MSDCEGLQIDDSASASSSMEVTDRIASLEQRVQMQEDEIHLLKAALADVVRRLNLSEEQQAIGSRRGPTKGPALMRKSPSADSNVGKPARPMIATLPLRPTVNNGTILPKKGSRTLPSPSGSGSRKDSSTTASKSLSYLPLSTRILYLPLSTVRRANSNEHVGTLTRRDSGDAKGNRTRAGSTGSNSSGKRSDSKQREPVFNAGMRRVTHCKEEGYVKMYLKGRPITMYMPKDQVDSYCLEARADLPSNKLKLDWVYGYRGRDCRSNLYLLPTGETVYFIASVVVLFNVDEQLQRHYTGHTDDIKCLAVHPDKITIATGQVAGTSSDGKQLAPHVRVWDSVSLNTLHVLGTGFFDRALVCLAFSKSNGGNTLCVVDDSNDHVLSVWDWQREDRLAEVKCSNESVFAADFHPTDSNIVVTCGKSHLYFWNLEKGVLVKKQGLFEKQEKPKFVLCVTFAENGDAITGDSSGNILVWGKGTNRISHVIQGAHEGSIFALCMLRNGTLVSGGKDRRLVSWDSSYQQIQTVEVPELFGPIRTIAEGRGETVLIGTTKHFVLQGSLDGEFMPITQGHTDELWGLAVHPWKPQFLTCGYDGQVCLWDSSSHQLIWTKSMEDAAQSAGFHPSGAVVAIGTQTGRWLVLDTDSKDLVTMHTDGNEQLSVMCYGPDGNFLAIGSHDNYIYIYAVAENGRKYSRVGKCSGHSSFITHLDWSVDSQYLVSNSGDYEILYWIPSVCKQVVSVETTRDIEWATHTCTLGFQVFGLWPDGSDGTDINAVCRSSDKSLLVTGDDFGKVHLFSYPCSQFRAHSHVYGGHSSHVTNVTFLYDDGYVVSTGGKDMSVMQWRIV, encoded by the exons ATGACAGTGCGTCAGCATCCAGCAGTATGGAGGTCACCGACCGCATCGCCTCCCTGGAGCAGAGGGTCCAGATGCAGGAGGACGAGATTCACCTGCTTAAGGCTGCTCTGGCCGACGTTGTGCGCAGGCTCAACCTGTCCGAGGAGCAGCAGGCCATAGGCTCACGCAGAGGACCCACCAAAG GCCCTGCTTTGATGAGAAAGTCTCCGTCAGCAGACAGCAATGTTGGGAAGCCAG CCAGGCCAATGATTGCCACTCTGCCGTTACGACCAACAGTCAACAACGGGACCATCCTACCAAAGAAAGGCAGCCGCACTCTGCCCTCCCCATCTGGATCTGGATCCAGAAAGGACTCCAGCACAACAGCCAGCAAGAG TTTGTCCTATCTGCCTCTCTCTACCAGAATCCTCTACCTGCCTCTTAG CACTGTGAGGAGAGCCAACTCAAACGAACATGTGGGAACTCTTACGCGGAGAGATTCAGGCGACGCCAAGGGCAACCGAACTCGCGCCGGATCCACCGGCAGCAATTCCAGCGGCAAACGAAGTGACAG CAAACAGAGGGAGCCAGTGTTCAATGCAG GGATGCGACGTGTGACCCACTGCAAAG AGGAAGGTTATGTGAAAATGTACTTGAAGGGTCGTCCCATCACCATGTACATGCCCAAAGACCAGGTGGATAGCTACTGCCTGGAGGCCAGAGCCGACCTGCCCAGCAACAAACTCAAACTGGACTGGGT TTATGGTTACCGCGGTCGAGACTGTCGCTCCAACCTTTACTTGTTGCCCACTGGAGAAACGGTGTACTTCATCGCCTCAGTGGTCGTCCTGTTCAACGTGGACGAGCAGCTGCAGAGACACTACACCGGACACACGGATGACATCAAATG CCTGGCCGTCCACCCCGATAAAATCACCATAGCAACCGGTCAGGTGGCGGGTACCTCTTCGGATGGAAAA CAGCTGGCTCCTCATGTCCGTGTGTGGGACTCTGTCAGCCTCAACACACTCCATGTTCTAGGTACAGGCTTCTTCGACCGAGCCTTGGTCTGCCTGGCCTTCTCCAAGTCG AATGGAGGAAATACATTGTGTGTCGTAGACGACTCCAATGACCACGTCCTCTCCGTCTGGGACTGGCAGAGAGAGGACAGACTGGCTGAGGTCAag TGCTCCAACGAGTCAGTGTTTGCTGCAGACTTCCACCCGACAGACAGCAATATCGTAGTGACCTGCGGCAAGTCCCATCTCTATTTCTGGAACCTGGAGAAAGGTGTACTGGTCAAGAAGCAAGGACTGTTTGAG AAACAAGAGAAGCCcaagtttgtgttgtgtgtgaccTTTGCAGAAAATGGAGACGCCATCACAGGAGACTCAAGTGGGAACATCCTGGTGTGGGGAAAAG GCACTAATCGTATCAGCCACGTCATCCAAGGAGCTCACGAGGGCAGCATCTTTGCTCTGTGCATGCTGAGGAACGGCACGCTGGTGTCTGGAGGGAAAGACCGCAGGCTCGTCTCCTGGGACAGCAGCTATCAGCAGATACAAACAGTGGAG GTGCCTGAGTTGTTTGGTCCCATCCGGACCATAGCAGAGGGCAGAGGGGAGACTGTGCTCATCGGTACCACCAAGCACTTTGTTTTGCAAGGCAGTTTGGATGGAGAATTCATGCCTATTACGCAG GGTCACACTGACGAGTTGTGGGGTCTGGCTGTCCACCCCTGGAAGCCTCAGTTCCTCACCTGTGGTTATGACGGGCAGGTCTGCCTGTGGGACTCAAGTTCCCATCAGCTCATCTGGACCAAGAGTATGGAA GATGCTGCCCAATCAGCAGGCTTCCACCCGTCCGGAGCTGTGGTTGCCATAGGAACCCAGACTGGCAG GTGGCTCGTACTGGACACGGACTCTAAGGATCTTGTCACAATGCACACGGATGGGAATGAACAGCTGTCTGTTATGTGTTACGGGCCAG atgGTAACTTCCTGGCCATCGGTTCCCACGACAACTACATCTATATCTATGCTGTGGCGGAAAATGGGAGGAAGTACAGCCGAGTGGGGAAGTGCTCG GGTCATTCAAGTTTCATCACCCATCTGGACTGGTCAGTGGACTCCCAGTACCTGGTATCAAATTCAGGGGACTATGAGATACTGTATT GGATCCCATCAGTGTGTAAGCAGGTGGTCAGTGTGGAGACCACCAGAGATATCGAGTGGGCCACCCACACCTGCACTCTGGGCTTCCAGGTCTTTG GCTTGTGGCCCGACGGCTCAGATGGCACGGACATCAACGCTGTCTGCAGGTCCAGTGATAAGAGCCTCCTGGTTACCGGAGACGACTTTGGGAAGGTCCACCTATTCTCATACCCCTGTTCACAGTTCAGG GCTCACAGCCATGTTTACGGCGGCCACAGCAGTCACGTGACCAACGTGACCTTCCTGTATGACGACGGCTACGTGGTGTCAACTGGAGGGAAGGACATGAGCGTGATGCAGTGGAGGATAGTCTGA
- the eml1 gene encoding echinoderm microtubule-associated protein-like 1 isoform X3 produces MEDGFSSYSSLYDTSSLLQFCNDDSASASSSMEVTDRIASLEQRVQMQEDEIHLLKAALADVVRRLNLSEEQQAIGSRRGPTKGPALMRKSPSADSNVGKPARPMIATLPLRPTVNNGTILPKKGSRTLPSPSGSGSRKDSSTTASKSLSYLPLSTRILYLPLSTVRRANSNEHVGTLTRRDSGDAKGNRTRAGSTGSNSSGKRSDSKQREPVFNAEEGYVKMYLKGRPITMYMPKDQVDSYCLEARADLPSNKLKLDWVYGYRGRDCRSNLYLLPTGETVYFIASVVVLFNVDEQLQRHYTGHTDDIKCLAVHPDKITIATGQVAGTSSDGKQLAPHVRVWDSVSLNTLHVLGTGFFDRALVCLAFSKSNGGNTLCVVDDSNDHVLSVWDWQREDRLAEVKCSNESVFAADFHPTDSNIVVTCGKSHLYFWNLEKGVLVKKQGLFEKQEKPKFVLCVTFAENGDAITGDSSGNILVWGKGTNRISHVIQGAHEGSIFALCMLRNGTLVSGGKDRRLVSWDSSYQQIQTVEVPELFGPIRTIAEGRGETVLIGTTKHFVLQGSLDGEFMPITQGHTDELWGLAVHPWKPQFLTCGYDGQVCLWDSSSHQLIWTKSMEDAAQSAGFHPSGAVVAIGTQTGRWLVLDTDSKDLVTMHTDGNEQLSVMCYGPDGNFLAIGSHDNYIYIYAVAENGRKYSRVGKCSGHSSFITHLDWSVDSQYLVSNSGDYEILYWIPSVCKQVVSVETTRDIEWATHTCTLGFQVFGLWPDGSDGTDINAVCRSSDKSLLVTGDDFGKVHLFSYPCSQFRAHSHVYGGHSSHVTNVTFLYDDGYVVSTGGKDMSVMQWRIV; encoded by the exons ATGACAGTGCGTCAGCATCCAGCAGTATGGAGGTCACCGACCGCATCGCCTCCCTGGAGCAGAGGGTCCAGATGCAGGAGGACGAGATTCACCTGCTTAAGGCTGCTCTGGCCGACGTTGTGCGCAGGCTCAACCTGTCCGAGGAGCAGCAGGCCATAGGCTCACGCAGAGGACCCACCAAAG GCCCTGCTTTGATGAGAAAGTCTCCGTCAGCAGACAGCAATGTTGGGAAGCCAG CCAGGCCAATGATTGCCACTCTGCCGTTACGACCAACAGTCAACAACGGGACCATCCTACCAAAGAAAGGCAGCCGCACTCTGCCCTCCCCATCTGGATCTGGATCCAGAAAGGACTCCAGCACAACAGCCAGCAAGAG TTTGTCCTATCTGCCTCTCTCTACCAGAATCCTCTACCTGCCTCTTAG CACTGTGAGGAGAGCCAACTCAAACGAACATGTGGGAACTCTTACGCGGAGAGATTCAGGCGACGCCAAGGGCAACCGAACTCGCGCCGGATCCACCGGCAGCAATTCCAGCGGCAAACGAAGTGACAG CAAACAGAGGGAGCCAGTGTTCAATGCAG AGGAAGGTTATGTGAAAATGTACTTGAAGGGTCGTCCCATCACCATGTACATGCCCAAAGACCAGGTGGATAGCTACTGCCTGGAGGCCAGAGCCGACCTGCCCAGCAACAAACTCAAACTGGACTGGGT TTATGGTTACCGCGGTCGAGACTGTCGCTCCAACCTTTACTTGTTGCCCACTGGAGAAACGGTGTACTTCATCGCCTCAGTGGTCGTCCTGTTCAACGTGGACGAGCAGCTGCAGAGACACTACACCGGACACACGGATGACATCAAATG CCTGGCCGTCCACCCCGATAAAATCACCATAGCAACCGGTCAGGTGGCGGGTACCTCTTCGGATGGAAAA CAGCTGGCTCCTCATGTCCGTGTGTGGGACTCTGTCAGCCTCAACACACTCCATGTTCTAGGTACAGGCTTCTTCGACCGAGCCTTGGTCTGCCTGGCCTTCTCCAAGTCG AATGGAGGAAATACATTGTGTGTCGTAGACGACTCCAATGACCACGTCCTCTCCGTCTGGGACTGGCAGAGAGAGGACAGACTGGCTGAGGTCAag TGCTCCAACGAGTCAGTGTTTGCTGCAGACTTCCACCCGACAGACAGCAATATCGTAGTGACCTGCGGCAAGTCCCATCTCTATTTCTGGAACCTGGAGAAAGGTGTACTGGTCAAGAAGCAAGGACTGTTTGAG AAACAAGAGAAGCCcaagtttgtgttgtgtgtgaccTTTGCAGAAAATGGAGACGCCATCACAGGAGACTCAAGTGGGAACATCCTGGTGTGGGGAAAAG GCACTAATCGTATCAGCCACGTCATCCAAGGAGCTCACGAGGGCAGCATCTTTGCTCTGTGCATGCTGAGGAACGGCACGCTGGTGTCTGGAGGGAAAGACCGCAGGCTCGTCTCCTGGGACAGCAGCTATCAGCAGATACAAACAGTGGAG GTGCCTGAGTTGTTTGGTCCCATCCGGACCATAGCAGAGGGCAGAGGGGAGACTGTGCTCATCGGTACCACCAAGCACTTTGTTTTGCAAGGCAGTTTGGATGGAGAATTCATGCCTATTACGCAG GGTCACACTGACGAGTTGTGGGGTCTGGCTGTCCACCCCTGGAAGCCTCAGTTCCTCACCTGTGGTTATGACGGGCAGGTCTGCCTGTGGGACTCAAGTTCCCATCAGCTCATCTGGACCAAGAGTATGGAA GATGCTGCCCAATCAGCAGGCTTCCACCCGTCCGGAGCTGTGGTTGCCATAGGAACCCAGACTGGCAG GTGGCTCGTACTGGACACGGACTCTAAGGATCTTGTCACAATGCACACGGATGGGAATGAACAGCTGTCTGTTATGTGTTACGGGCCAG atgGTAACTTCCTGGCCATCGGTTCCCACGACAACTACATCTATATCTATGCTGTGGCGGAAAATGGGAGGAAGTACAGCCGAGTGGGGAAGTGCTCG GGTCATTCAAGTTTCATCACCCATCTGGACTGGTCAGTGGACTCCCAGTACCTGGTATCAAATTCAGGGGACTATGAGATACTGTATT GGATCCCATCAGTGTGTAAGCAGGTGGTCAGTGTGGAGACCACCAGAGATATCGAGTGGGCCACCCACACCTGCACTCTGGGCTTCCAGGTCTTTG GCTTGTGGCCCGACGGCTCAGATGGCACGGACATCAACGCTGTCTGCAGGTCCAGTGATAAGAGCCTCCTGGTTACCGGAGACGACTTTGGGAAGGTCCACCTATTCTCATACCCCTGTTCACAGTTCAGG GCTCACAGCCATGTTTACGGCGGCCACAGCAGTCACGTGACCAACGTGACCTTCCTGTATGACGACGGCTACGTGGTGTCAACTGGAGGGAAGGACATGAGCGTGATGCAGTGGAGGATAGTCTGA